The following coding sequences lie in one Apium graveolens cultivar Ventura chromosome 1, ASM990537v1, whole genome shotgun sequence genomic window:
- the LOC141691937 gene encoding protein TOC75-3, chloroplastic-like, with protein sequence MEEITTRDESSNICPAGQRVLPSGGVSADGPPTTLSGTGIDRMAFLQANITRDNTKFVNGAIVGEGNVFQLDQGLFIGSKFPFFNRHQLTWTKFLQLKTVEEGAGNPPPPVTSCWQRRRRVSYIEHLIRSEFQPKP encoded by the exons ATGGAAGAGATAACAACACGAGATGAAAGTAGTAATATATGTCCAGCTGGGCAAAGGGTGTTGCCAAGTGGAGGCGTAAGTGCTGATGGACCTCCGACAACCCTCAGTGGCACTGGCATTGACCGAATGGCATTCTTACAGGCTAATATAACAAGAGACAACACAAAGTTTGTCAATGGAGCAATTGTGGGTGAAGGAAATGTATTCCAG CTAGACCAGGGTCTTTTCATTGGCAGTAAGTTCCCATTTTTTAATCGTCACCAGCTGACTTGGACCAAATTCCTCCAGCTGAAGACAGTGGAAGAAGGTGCTGGTAACCCTCCACCCCCAGTAACAAGTTGTTGGCAGAGAAGACGCAGGGTATCATATATTGAACACCTTATTCGATCAGAATTCCAACCAAAACCTTGA